CTCCTGATTTTCATTGATATAACTCCCCAGACTGCCTCATTGAAAATTCCGCCACTCATTTTTGAGGTTCCTATGGCTCTGTTGGTAAATATAATGGGAATCTCAACCAGTTTAAAGCCGTATTTCCATGCTGCGAATTTCATTTCTATCTGAAAAGCATAGCCGATCATCTTGATTTTGTCAAGGTTTATGGTTTCCAGTACTTTGCGGTGGTAACATACAAAACCGGCGGTGGTATCCTTTATTTTCATCCCGGTAACGAATGCAACATACTGGGATGCAAAGTAGGAGATAAGTATTCTTCCTATTGGCCAATTGACTACGTTGGCTCCGTTTTTATAACGTGAACCGATGGCCACATCTGCACCGTCATAGGCACAAGCATTGTATAACCGGAGTAAATCTTCGGGATTGTGGGAGAAGTCTGCATCCATTTCATATATATAATCATAATGTTTTTGAATGGCCCATTTGAATCCGGTGATGTATGCAGTTCCCAACCCCAGTTTTCCTTCTCTTTCAATAAGAAATAATTGTTCGGGATATTTTTTCTGAAGGTCTTTTACAACTCCGGATGTTCCATCAGGTGAATGGTCATCTACCACTAAAATGTGAAAAGGTACGTTCAGGGAGAATATTTTTTCTATGATTCGTTCTATATTGCCTTTTTCATTGTATGTGGGTATGATCACGAGGTTTTTATCCATTGTCATATCATTCCTTGATTGTTAATGTAATAAGTTAAACGATTTGGCTAATATAAGATAATTATTTAGAAATACAGTTTTTCAAGTGATATTCTACAAAGTAGGTCATGAATAAGAATTGGGAAGCAGTTATTTATATTTTTTTTAGAAAAAATGTTTTAAAAGTCTTGGTAAATCTAAAATCTACCCTACATTTGCACTTCTCATTAATGAGGGTTCTTTAAAATCATCAGGCAGGGACAAACACAATGTAAAACGACATAGATCGTTTTAAACTGTTGAGGTTAGCGGAGATTGAAAAAAATATTTAAAAATTCATCAAAATATTTTGCAGAGAAGTTTACAGTTGTTATCTTTGCCATCTCTTTTGAGAAGACGAAAAGAAATTTGTTCTTTTAAAAAAGATATTTTAGGTTCTTTGAAATGTTGAGGTAGAAGCCAAAGGTGGAGTAAAAAAACTCCGTCAGACAGTCAGGGTCAAGATATACAAAGTTTAAATACAACGAAGAGTTTGATCCTGGCTCAGGATGAACGCTAGCGGCAGGCTTAACACATGCAAGTCGAGGGGTAACAGATCTCTTCGGAGGTGCTGACGACCGGCGCACGGGTGAGTAACGCGTATGGAACCTACCTGCAACAGGGGTATAGCCTCCGGAAACGGATGTTAATCCCCCATAAAGTTTATTGGTGGCCTCACCGATAAATTAAAGCTAAGGCGGTTGCAGATGGCCATGCGTACCATTAGTTAGTTGGTAAGGTAAAGGCTTACCAAGGCAACGATGGTTAGGGGTCCTGAGAGGGTAGTCCCCCACACTGGTACTGAGACACGGACCAGACTCCTACGGGAGGCAGCAGTGAGGAATATTGGTCAATGGGCGCTAGCCTGAACCAGCCATGCCGCGTGC
Above is a genomic segment from Bacteroidales bacterium containing:
- a CDS encoding polyprenol monophosphomannose synthase codes for the protein MDKNLVIIPTYNEKGNIERIIEKIFSLNVPFHILVVDDHSPDGTSGVVKDLQKKYPEQLFLIEREGKLGLGTAYITGFKWAIQKHYDYIYEMDADFSHNPEDLLRLYNACAYDGADVAIGSRYKNGANVVNWPIGRILISYFASQYVAFVTGMKIKDTTAGFVCYHRKVLETINLDKIKMIGYAFQIEMKFAAWKYGFKLVEIPIIFTNRAIGTSKMSGGIFNEAVWGVISMKIRSLFKKYKKYDTPSDT